The window CGCCGACCGCGACCGCCTGGCGATCCGCATCGGCGGCGTCCAGGTGGCGGCCGACGGCTGCCGCGTGCCCGGCTACGACGAGGCGCCGGTGGCCGCCCACATGAAGGGCCAGGAAATCGCCATCGAGGTGGACGTGGGGGTCGGCGGCGGTCGCGCCACCGTCTGGACCTGCGACCTGACCCATGAATATATCGCCATCAACGCCGACTACCGGTCATGACCGGGGGCTGCTACGACGCCCCCGTGCGCCGGCCGTCGCGTCCCTTGCCGATGCTGCTGGTGACGGCGGTGGCGATGGTGGACGCGGACGGCCGCGTCCTGCTTGCCCGCCGCCCGGCCGGCAAGGCCATGGCGGGGCTCTGGGAGTTCCCCGGCGGCAAGGTCCACGAGGGCGAGACCCCCGAGGCGGCGCTGGTGCGCGAACTGAAGGAGGAACTGGCGGTCGACATCACGGAAAGCTGCCTCGCACCTTTCGCCTTCGCCTCACACCCTTACGAGGACCTCGGCTTCCACCTGTTGATGCCCCTTTACGTCTGCCGGACCTGGAAGGGCACCGTGACGCCCCTGGAAGGCCAGGAACTGCGCTGGGTGGCGCCCGCCCGCTTAGCCGACCTGCCCATGCCCCCCGCCGACATCCCTTTGGTGCCGCTGCTTAGGGATTTCCTGGCGTAATGGTGTAGACTGGTCCGCATGAGCGAGCCACGGACCTACACCGCCTGCGTCATCGTGATCGGCAACGAGGTACTCTCGGGCCGCACCCGCGACGCCAACATCCAGTTCCTGGGCGCCCGCCTGAACGACCTGGGCATCCGCCTGGTCGAGGCGCGGGTGCTGCGCGACGACGAGGCGGCCATCGTGGCCGCGGTCGACGAATGCCGGGCCCGTTACGACTACGTCTTCACCACCGGCGGCATCGGGCCGACCCACGACGACATCACCGCCGCCTGCATCGCCAAGGCCTTCGGCCGGCCTTTGGTGCGCGATCCGCAGGCCGAGGCGCTGTTGCTCAGCCATTACCGGCCCGACGACGTCAACCCGGCCCGCCTGCGCATGGCCGACGTCCCCGCAGGCTCGATCCTGATCGACAACCCGGTGAGCCGGGCCCCCGGCTTCCAGGTGGAAAACGTCTTCGTGCTGGCCGGGGTGCCGATGATCGCCCAGGCCATGTTCGAAGGTCTCAAGGACCGGCTGGCCGGCGGCGTCCCGCAACGGGCGCGCACCGTCTCCGGCTTCACGCCGGAAGGGGGTCTGGCCGGCGACCTGGCGGCGGTCCAGAACCGCCATCCGGCGGTCGAGATCGGCAGCTATCCCTTCATCCGCCAGGGCCGGCTGGGGGTCAGCCTGGTGGCGCGGAGCACCGACGACGACGCCCTGGAAGCGGCGGTGGCCGACCTGAAGGCGCTGATCGCCGCCCGCGGGACCGATCCCCTGGAGGAGACGCCGCCATGACCTCCCTGCTGCCCCACCAGAAGGACGTGCTGGGCTTCCTGCTCAGGCATCTGGTGGCGGGGGTTCTGGGCGGCTTCTTGTTCGGCGGCCTGCTGCTTTACGTGGATGCCGGCGGCATGCGCAGCATGATCGTGGCCTCGCGGGACGGCTGGATCTACCTGTTCCTGCTGTTCTTCGGCCTGTTCGTCACCTTCGGCGGCGCCGGCATGGCCATCGGCATCATGAGCCTGGGCGAGGAACGGGACTGAGCGGAAATCTCACCGCTCCCCGAACAGGGACAGGAAGTCGCCGTAGCCTTCCTCCGCCAGCTTTTCCTTGGGGATGAAGCGCAAGGCCGCCGAATTCATGCAATAGCGCAGCCCCGTCGGTGCCGGGCCATCGTCGAAGACATGGCCAAGGTGGGAATTTCCGGCCTTGCTGCGCACTTCGGTGCGGACGGAGAACAGCTTGCGGTCGCTACGGGTGGTCACGCGGTCCGGCGCCAGGGGCTTGGTGAAGCTGGGCCAGCCGGTGCCGGAATCGAACTTGTCGCGAGACGAGAACAAGGGCTCGCCGCTGACGAGATCGACGTAAAGCCCGTCCCGCTTCTCGTCCCAGTACTCGTTGGAAAAAGCCCTCTCGGTCCCCTCCTCCTGGGTGACCTTCCATTGCAGCGGGGTCAGGCGTTGGCGCAACTCCGCCTCGGGCGGGCGGGCGTAGCGCCGCTCCGGCTTGCCGATCCGGGTCACGTCGACCGCCAGATCGGCACCCCAGGCGGCGCGGACGAAGGACAGACGTCCCGATCCCACCGCATAGGCCTGATATTGCAGGGCGTTCTTGCGATGGTAGTCCTGGTGGTGGTCTTCCGCGGCATGGAATCCGGTAAAAGGCAGGATCGCCACCGCGATGGGGCGGTCGAACCTGCCGGAAGCCGCCAAGGCGGAACGGGAACGCTCCGCCGCCTCCCGTTGCGCCTCGTCGTGGTAGAAGATCGCCGGCCGGTACTGGGGGCCGCGGTCGTGAAACTGTCCATGCCCATCGGTGGGATCGAACATCCGCCAGAAGGCTTCCAGCAGGCCGGCGTAGGACACCACCCGTGGATCGTATTCGACCTGGACCGATTCCAGATGGCCGGTGGCGCCCCGGCAGACCTGTTCGTAGGTAGGGTTGGCCTCCTTGCCGCCGGCATAGCCGGAGACGGCACGATGGACCCCCGGCAGCTTGGCGAAGCCCGATTCCACGCACCAGAAGCAGCCGCCGGCGAAGGTGGCGACGGCCAGATCGAGC is drawn from Magnetospirillum sp. WYHS-4 and contains these coding sequences:
- a CDS encoding molybdopterin-binding protein, coding for MSEPRTYTACVIVIGNEVLSGRTRDANIQFLGARLNDLGIRLVEARVLRDDEAAIVAAVDECRARYDYVFTTGGIGPTHDDITAACIAKAFGRPLVRDPQAEALLLSHYRPDDVNPARLRMADVPAGSILIDNPVSRAPGFQVENVFVLAGVPMIAQAMFEGLKDRLAGGVPQRARTVSGFTPEGGLAGDLAAVQNRHPAVEIGSYPFIRQGRLGVSLVARSTDDDALEAAVADLKALIAARGTDPLEETPP
- the msrB gene encoding peptide-methionine (R)-S-oxide reductase MsrB, with product MRQRLTPLQWKVTQEEGTERAFSNEYWDEKRDGLYVDLVSGEPLFSSRDKFDSGTGWPSFTKPLAPDRVTTRSDRKLFSVRTEVRSKAGNSHLGHVFDDGPAPTGLRYCMNSAALRFIPKEKLAEEGYGDFLSLFGER
- a CDS encoding (deoxy)nucleoside triphosphate pyrophosphohydrolase, whose translation is MTGGCYDAPVRRPSRPLPMLLVTAVAMVDADGRVLLARRPAGKAMAGLWEFPGGKVHEGETPEAALVRELKEELAVDITESCLAPFAFASHPYEDLGFHLLMPLYVCRTWKGTVTPLEGQELRWVAPARLADLPMPPADIPLVPLLRDFLA
- a CDS encoding bifunctional ornithine acetyltransferase/N-acetylglutamate synthase, translating into ADRDRLAIRIGGVQVAADGCRVPGYDEAPVAAHMKGQEIAIEVDVGVGGGRATVWTCDLTHEYIAINADYRS